Genomic segment of Panicum virgatum strain AP13 chromosome 9N, P.virgatum_v5, whole genome shotgun sequence:
TGTAACTGAATTTTTTTGGGGGAGCACGATTCAAAATACATAATCATTCAAAAGCACATCAGACTGATTGTTCTTGAGATCTGTGTGTGGGCAATTTCCTCCCTTGTATTTTTTGTGTGCAGATAATGGAAAGTTTCCAGCTACCGCCATCCTCTAGTGAGGATGCATCGGACCAAAATTATTGCAAATAAGTAGCATATATATGTCCTAAAGAACATGTAGCCTAGACCCAGAGTGCAGAAATACAACTTGGTacacccaaaaaaaagagaaaatgaaaACAATGCCTCCGTCGCATAGGATGCAGATTCCATTCCATTCATGTCGTCCTTACTGTTGTGGTCGGTGGTGTGGTGAACTTGGAGTGTCAAACTGTTTGTCAGTCTGTTGGTCCGTCAAACAGAAGGATGAACAAAAACTAACAGGAAAGATGCTTCTGCCGGTCATCTTCGATGCCCGAACCCAATGATGAGTTTCAGGTGGGTCATTTATCAGTAAGTAAACAGCCAGTAGCATCTACTGCCATGTGGTGATGCCTCACAAACATGTGGCGTGGGCAATTCCTATGCTCAAGTTGTTGGTAACCTCCATGAGAGGCACATGGAAGCTCTGCATTTGAAAAGGAAAACTTTTCTTTGCTCGTTCTTGAGTGATATCGAGATTACTTATTTCCTTTTCTCCCCGAAACATGGCCAGATCTCTCTTGGAATCTCAGTATCTGCAATGGAAATCTGAACTTGGCATTTGAAAATTGCAAGACCAAGAACAATCATTTTGAACTCCAAGATGATTGCATTTCTAGTTTCAGATTTCTTCTCAGTTCTTTGTATCTGAAAGCGTGAAGACATGCCATATGCCATGTCTGCATTCTGCTGCAAAGATCACTGCCTCGCTGCATCACTTGTCTTGCATCTTGCCAGCAGCTTCTGCATGCCTGCCAACACCGAAGTTTTCTGAAATTAAGTCTGACCCATCACTTGTCAGGTCCAGGCGCTCCCAAACGGGAAATTCAAATGCTGAACCACCGCCGGGATCTCGAAGCCCATAACTAAATCACACGGATTCCGAGATATCGTTGTTCGGTGGGCGGCAGCGCGGGGATCGTGAGCACATGGTCACGTTGTCTGATGGGAGTTAGATAATGCCAAGCTGACAGTAGCTGCGACGCAGGCGGCAGGCCCAACTAACTTCTCATCAAGACCGGTCAAACCCCCCACACAAAGATGCATGGCATGGGCGGCagcctcttcttcttcatcgaacagcagcaggcagcagctgaCCCTGCTCGGCTATAAAAGGAGGCCGCTGCACTTGCTTCCTGTATACCTGCAGTGCACAAGTGAAGTGACACAGACAAGCAAGTGTACAGGACTATATCTTCCTGgttgttgcaagagttgagttGCGAGAGCACACCAATGGCGAAGCGGGTGTCGATCAAACGGAGCTTCAGGCTGCCCTTCATGTGCGGGCAGTCGGACGTTGCCAGCCCGCGTAGCGCGGCCGTCACGCGGTCGTCCTCATCGTCGTTCGGTAGGGGTTCCGGGtctagctccagctccagcagtAGGCACTCCGAGCTGCAGCGGATCTTCCAGCACTTCGACCGGGACAACGACGGCAAGATCTCCGGCGCCGAGCTGCGCGCCTTCTTCGTGTCCATGGGCGACGACATGCCGTCGTcgtgcggcgacggcggctacATGCTGGATTTCGCCGGGTTCGTGGCGCTGATGGAGAGGGAGGGCGGCCAGGAGGAGGACCTGCGGCGGGCGTTCGAGGTGTTCAACGCCGTGGAGTCCGCGGGCAGGATCACCGCCAGGGGCCTGCAGAGGGTGCTCGCCCAACTCGGCGACAAACGCTCTGTCGCAGACTGCGAGGCCATGATCCGGGCCTACGACGTCGATGGCGACGGTGGCCTCGATTTCCACGAGTTCCAGAGGATGATGAGCTAACTGAAACCAGCTTATATAGTCAGAGTCTTCACTTT
This window contains:
- the LOC120689963 gene encoding probable calcium-binding protein CML41, with translation MAKRVSIKRSFRLPFMCGQSDVASPRSAAVTRSSSSSFGRGSGSSSSSSSRHSELQRIFQHFDRDNDGKISGAELRAFFVSMGDDMPSSCGDGGYMLDFAGFVALMEREGGQEEDLRRAFEVFNAVESAGRITARGLQRVLAQLGDKRSVADCEAMIRAYDVDGDGGLDFHEFQRMMS